In Equus quagga isolate Etosha38 chromosome 14, UCLA_HA_Equagga_1.0, whole genome shotgun sequence, the genomic stretch TGCCAAAGTCAACAGGCAGGCCCCGAGGGGGAGCTCTTTCCAGCTggcagcccccctcccccagctcacaCCTGGGCCACGCCAGCTGCTCACTCGGCCAAAGTCCACACCGGCACCGTCTGCAGGGGCTGGTTCCTCAGCGGCCAGAGGAGGCACCCCATGCGTGCCCCCCAATCCCCAACCTGGGTTCTTGCGTTTGACGaacatccccattttccagaggccactgaggcccagagaaagcaAGAATGTGTCCGGGGTCACTTGGCctccaagtggcagagctggggtttgaacccaggtctgctgtATCCCCTGAAGCCGTTTGGGGTGTTTTATCCTTCCCGGGGCTCCCCCCTGCGCCCCCTGAGCATTTCAGGCCTCCCCGCAGGAGGCTTCCTGCCAAGATGGCGTCGGCTGGAGACCCCCCGACAGGCCCCCGGGATGCCGCAGACCAGAACTTCGACTACATGTTCAAGCTGCTGCTCATAGGCAACAGCAGCGTGGGGAAGACGTCCTTCTTGTTCCGGTACGCCGACGACTCCTTCACGCCTGCCTTCGTCAGCACCGTGGGCATCGACTTCAAGGTCAAGACCGTCTACCGCCACGACAAACGGATCAAGCTGCAGATCTGGGTGTGCCGGGGGGCCTGCCTGTGGGTCTGTGGCTGTGGAGGGCCTGCGGTTCCCCCGGGGATGTCCACGTGAGGGcatggggctgtggggaggggccccGAGTGAGGGAGAGCCGCCCGGAATTGGGGAGGGGGCTTGGTTCCATGTGGAGAGTAGGGGGTGTTATCCACCAGGAGGAGGGCCTATGCTCTGCCCCCTGGGGTCCGAGGGGGACAGTGCTAGCCCAAGGCAGGTTAGACGTCCTGGTGACCATCAGGGAAGAGGTTTGGGTACCATCTCAGGGGCCCCATTGAGCCTGCCTTGTCTTCAGAGCCACCCCCTTCCCGACCCAGCTGCTAACTGTTGTCATGGTAACTAGCATCACTCCAGCTGCATCACCATAGCACCCTCTGGCCCAGGTGGCTCTTGTTTGTAGTCATTAAGTTCTTGGAAATGGGGTGAAGGGGGCTTATACGTCTGTGAGAGGCCTCTGACCCCTCAGCCTGGGACCCCCTCAAGGGCAAGGCCACCATCAGCCTGCGGCTGTGAAGACAGGTCCATGCCTCCACCCTCAGACTGGGGCTGTGGGCACAGGGTGGTACCCCCCTCAGACAGGGCCCTGCAGGCCAGGGGGGACAGAGAGGGTGGCTTCCGGCAGCCTGACCATGCTATCTGCCCAGGACACGGCGGGCCAGGAGCGCTACCGGACCATCACCACAGCCTACTACCGCGGGGCCATGGGCTTCCTCCTCATGTACGACATCGCCAATCAGGAGTCCTTCACCGCCGTGCAGGACTGGTGAGTGcttgctgacccctgacccccTGACCTTTGTCCTTTCCCCCCAACCCCTAATTCTTGGCCTAACGCCCCTCCAACTCCACAGGGCCACGCAGATCAAGACCTACTCTTGGGACAACGCCCAGGTTATCCTTGTGGGGAACAAGTGTGACTTAGAGGACGAGCGTGTCGTGCCCACCGAGGATGGCCGGAGGCTCGCCGATGACCTTGGTTAGTGC encodes the following:
- the RAB3D gene encoding ras-related protein Rab-3D: MASAGDPPTGPRDAADQNFDYMFKLLLIGNSSVGKTSFLFRYADDSFTPAFVSTVGIDFKVKTVYRHDKRIKLQIWDTAGQERYRTITTAYYRGAMGFLLMYDIANQESFTAVQDWATQIKTYSWDNAQVILVGNKCDLEDERVVPTEDGRRLADDLGFEFFEASAKENVNVKQVFERLVDVICEKMNESLEPSSSPGSNGKGPALGDTPPPQPSGCSC